In Phocoena phocoena chromosome 11, mPhoPho1.1, whole genome shotgun sequence, one DNA window encodes the following:
- the LYZ gene encoding lysozyme C, which translates to MKAVLILGLLLLSVAVQGKTFERCELARTLKRLGLDGYKGVSLANWMCLARWESSYNTQATNYNRGSRSTDYGIFQINSRYWCNDGKTPGAHNACRMPCSALLKDDITEAVKCAKRVVSDPQGIRAWVAWRNHCQNQDLRTYVQGCGV; encoded by the exons ATGAAGGCTGTCCTTATTCTGGGGCTTCTCCTCCTTTCTGTCGCTGTCCAGGGCAAGACCTTTGAGAGGTGTGAGCTTGCCAGAACTCTGAAAAGACTTGGATTGGATGGCTATAAGGGAGTCAGCCTGGCAAACT ggaTGTGTTTGGCCAGATGGGAAAGCAGTTATAACACACAAGCTACAAACTACAATCGTGGAAGCCGAAGCACTGACTATGGGATATTTCAAATCAATAGCCGCTACTGGTGTAATGATGGCAAAACCCCAGGAGCACATAACGCCTGTCGCATGCCCTGCAGTG CGTTGCTGAAAGATGACATCACTGAAGCTGTAAAATGTGCAAAGAGGGTTGTCAGTGATCCACAAGGCATTAGAGCATG GGTGGCATGGAGAAATCACTGTCAAAACCAAGATCTCAGGACATATGTTCAGGGTTGTGGAGTGTAA